In a single window of the Necator americanus strain Aroian chromosome X, whole genome shotgun sequence genome:
- a CDS encoding hypothetical protein (NECATOR_CHRX.G24428.T2), translating into MEFEKAWEDRNPRNAYALLKQYSGKMKRCSHVLSTANGTLLNRLAPSAPELKHVHRPTYAVNEEPPTKSEVLVCIQKMKNGKSSGDDGIGAEMLKYLLPFGIREMTKIICSIWINERIPDSWRHAIIIPLHKKLSVMDPRNYRGISLLRVMYKVLERIILDRLIKHREETTRDERAGFRPGRSTIDQRFWNFEAAFDSFHRGRLLNALRADGVPGKFVRLLDDMNQRTTAALRTPAECTTPFEVAAGVRQGAVAGPFLFNFAIDE; encoded by the exons atggagtttgagaaggcgtgggaggacaggaacccgcggaatgcctacgctctactaaaacagtatagcggcaaaatgaaaagatgttcccatgtcctcagcactgctaatggg accttgctgaaccggctagcaccgtcagctcctgaactcaaacacgttcatagaccgacatatgcggttaacgaggagccaccgaccaagtcggaggtcctggtctgtattcagaaaatgaagaatggaaaatctagtggagacgacgggattggcgcagaaatgttaaaatatcttcttccgtttgggattcgtgagatgacaaagatcatctgttcaatatggataaacgaaaggatacctgattcgtggagacacgctatcataattcccctccacaagaagttatccgtcatgGACCCAagaaattatcgaggaatctctttgctgcgtgttatgtataaggtactggagcgcattatcctggaccgactcattaaacatcgcgaagaaacgaCACGCGACGAGcgagctggctttcgtcctggccgatctacgattgatcag cgtttctggaactttgaagccgcgttcgactcttttcaccgaggccgtcttctcaacgcgcttcgcgccgatggagtaccaggaaagttcgttcgcttgcttgatgacatgaatcaacgaacaactgctgcacttcgaacaccagccgaatgtacaacaccgtttgaagtggcagctggagtaagacaaggggcagtggcaggacccttcctgttcaatttcgccatcgacgaataa
- a CDS encoding hypothetical protein (NECATOR_CHRX.G24428.T1) gives MKNGKSSGDDGIGAEMLKYLLPFGIREMTKIICSIWINERIPDSWRHAIIIPLHKKLSVMDPRNYRGISLLRVMYKVLERIILDRLIKHREETTRDERAGFRPGRSTIDQVFIVRRVIEIWQRYSKPMQLAFLEL, from the coding sequence atgaagaatggaaaatctagtggagacgacgggattggcgcagaaatgttaaaatatcttcttccgtttgggattcgtgagatgacaaagatcatctgttcaatatggataaacgaaaggatacctgattcgtggagacacgctatcataattcccctccacaagaagttatccgtcatgGACCCAagaaattatcgaggaatctctttgctgcgtgttatgtataaggtactggagcgcattatcctggaccgactcattaaacatcgcgaagaaacgaCACGCGACGAGcgagctggctttcgtcctggccgatctacgattgatcaggtgttcatcgtcaggagagtgatcgaaatctggcagcggtattcgaagccaatgcaactagcgtttctggaactttga